The Ornithodoros turicata isolate Travis chromosome 7, ASM3712646v1, whole genome shotgun sequence genome includes a region encoding these proteins:
- the LOC135399856 gene encoding uncharacterized protein LOC135399856 has translation MPIVQCIFCLTRRGQMTIFLTASSIVTFLLLSLLGYHFGVFQFLLYVSFCYSLTGLYLFVEGVFGGLGSGTASIFFGCYYIVGAILYLIGGFLLFSKGYSETMAIVAGVFAIITGAALVIFAIFGSRL, from the exons ATG CCCATAGTTCAATGCATTTTCTGCCTCACCAGAAGAGGTCAGATGACGATCTTCCTTACG GCATCATCCATTGTGACCTTCCTACTGCTGAGCCTCTTGGGCTACCACTTCGGCGTGTTCCAGTTCCTGCTCTACGTGAGCTTTTGCTATTCCCTCACCGGCTTGTACCTTTTTGTAGAAGGTGTCTTCGGCGGTTTGGGAAGTGGCACGGCGTCGATATTT TTCGGGTGTTACTACATCGTAGGTGCCATCCTCTACCTCATTGGCGGCTTCCTCCTGTTTAGCAAGGGATACAGTGAGACTATGGCCATCGTTGCAGGG GTATTTGCAATCATCACCGGTGCTGCGCTTGTAATCTTTGCAATTTTTGGCTCCAGGCTGTGA